One Carya illinoinensis cultivar Pawnee chromosome 5, C.illinoinensisPawnee_v1, whole genome shotgun sequence genomic window, AACTATCAAGTCTCCGCAAACTTTTGAGGaaacttaattaatatttaacacATGACAAACTAAAAATTGCTAAATACGATTATTTGCTAAAAGTTACGTACATTTGCTTCATCCAAATGAAAGAGTtaaaaaaccaaatataaataGTTGCAAGATTACCGTCTATCTCATCACTTAGAAATTATAAAAGatcaatggaaaagaaaaaaatcggtTATTGATTCGACAACTACGCcgaatatactatataatattacaaaacatgaaaaatagaAGTAGAACTAGATATACCACTTATCGTGTTTCCACTTCGTTTTTGGCCTTCAACTAAGctaagaaaaagtaaaatactttgtttaattttttctgCGTTTCTTATATCTCAATTTACGAGAAACAAacagagggaaagagagagagagagagagagagagagtacgcCAAGCGAAGCATGATGGGAGCGCAGAGCCTGGAGGAGATGAGGGCACGGAGATCGCGACGAGCCTTGTCGACCTCCTTAGGTACTCCGTGTCAACGACGGGTAACGCCATCGAAGCCCTCCTCACGCTACTCACGGACTCACTATTACCTGAGGGAGAGAGATGGATGAAACGGATTCTGACCTCTTGGTATTAGGAAGTAGGAACTCACACGCACATAGAGTAACACAGCCCAAGGCAAGGAGAAGAGCTTTTTCGATGAATGAGCCAAGTCAGGACCAATGGTGTCAGATCAGATAAAATCCAAAAACCGAGACGGTTAAGAACACTCTCGTTGGATCCATCGCAATAGTCATTTCTTcgttatataataataaaataatataaaataaatataattttaaatatttataataaatttttatattaaatatctatttatttattatatattaatgagtaattaataatttaaaattttaaaaatttttttaattattattttattttattttatcatattttaattattaattatttgtttattttattttatcatattttattatttaatttaaagaaacttgtaaaaatttgttaatataagaagaaaaaagagagaaagtgttataaaaaactaataaaataagatttactatatatataatatagactaaatttaagtttttcttTATCAATACTATagctaaaaattataaattttgataatagataatctattacaactatattttatatCTAATAATCAAAAAGTTCTAATAGTCAAAAATTacgataaattttaaaaatagctAATCCGGCGAGAATACATCTGCCATCTCACACAACCTCCCAAAATAGACCTCCACGTGTCAATAAGTCATACATACAAAACTCCAAAAGTCAAACTTTTTCTCCTTAACAActccacaatatttcaatatgttttcttttaatttttcgaATGAgctatgttataatattatctcaactcattttatttaattattattttatataaaataaaataaataatttaatttttttaaaatttgaaaataaaaataatattaaaaatatatattttttaataatattttattcaactttcaacttttaacttttattttaatttatttgtaaaataaattgtaaatactgtacaatattagaatttgttttctattttgtaAGACGGATTCAACGCTTGGGACAAAAGAATATCTGGACCGAGCATATCCCACcacaaaataaagataaaattaagaatGTTTCCCTCGATGAGATTATTGGTGCAAAAACAGAGTTGTGGTTGTGGAGTTCTTAATCGCGATTGTAGTTATAAGTACAACCATGTACATGAAGTACAAACAAATCCTAATGGTAATGAAAAatcacgaaaaaaaaaaaaaaaggccgagagagaagagaaagcttATGAAGTCCTCCATTGTAACTCGATCTGTAGACGTCCATTCTTGGAATCTATAAGATGGTACTTCTCGTTTATTCGTTTGTTGGAAACAACATCCGCGAGATTGATATCAATATAACCCAGAGATTCCTGATTCAAAAACAAGGCATGGCTTCCATGATCAAGtttcaaaaacaaaactaaGATAACTTCTTTACagccattgcagagagagagagagagagagagagagagagagagagaagctgcATTTATCAAGAAATTGTCATCAATCAAACATTAGTATCTGCAGTCACCATGTAAATCAATATACCTTGGGATGCAGCAGGCCCATTCTTGATGAGCTGCTGACAACCTCTACGTGCATTTTATCCTTAATGGGAGGCTCATCTAGCACAAACGAGAATTCCTCTTCCCACCTTGGATCTCTGCTCTTCTTTATATGCTGTACCACAGAGcaagcaaacaaaaaaaaaaaaaaaatagtaatcaTAATCCATAGGCCAATGAAGCAACCCGGATTGTAGGAATAACCGCATTGCTCTACTTTTAATCACTAAAAGGTAAGCAAAATATCGTGCAGCACCAAATAAGGTCGGACCACATGAACAAATCTGAAATCATATTTCAAAGGATGAAAAATTTGGCAGATGGCAGTGCCAACTTCATACCTTAGTTCTTCTCTCTTCACCTCTGAAAATAATTCGTACATAAGGATTCGTGTGGTGCTTCCCTTCAACATCTTGAGCTTCATGAATCATAACTACCAATACACCTCCACCTGCAGGCATTCCATCTGCAGCCGTCTGTACTGACTTCGTTTCTTCAAAACCTTTTGGTAAGTCTTCCTCTTTGAAAGGCCTATATGCCAATTCCACAACAAGCTGCCCACgtgatttttcattttgagcatcattcaagtccatatttttAAGGAGGTCCAGAGTCATAACTTTTGGCTCATCAGGGGTTAGTTCTTTCAGAGGGACTACCGCCATTCCCAGCTTGTCATGTTTGCCAACCTAGGAGAAGGGAATAAAAAGCTTTAGATGCATGGCATGAAAACAAGAAACGGCTTCTGACCAGTCATAAACACCTGCTCCCAGTCATAAACACGAAGCTCTAAAGCCTGGGATTGTGGATCTTTAACGACAATACTGAACTCCTCATTCCATTCAGGATTCAAGGTTTTGTACTGCACAGTAGTCTTCTTCGCTAGAAGTTTATCCTCAGTGATCTTTAGTTTCACATAAGGGTCCGATGCACCAAGAAAATCTTTCTTTTTCAGTTTCAAGGCCCTCACCACCTTCACGTTGAGAATTCCCACGGGCCTCTTGAAAGCTCTATCAATTCCAAATGTTTTGTTAGCCAAATCATAGATTTGAAAATCCAAATGATACAATGCAAAAACTTACTTTGTTGGATCCAAAATAGGTACTTCCAGGGTTTGGGGCCATAGATACATTTTGGCAACTTGATCTTTTATAAACTCCtgtaaaaaaaatcacttcTGGAACagttaaaaccacaaaacacgATAAAATATAGCCCTTCATAGACGAGTAAATCTTCCCAAGTAAGCAAAGAGTCCAAACATCCATCTGCCACATGAAACACAATTTCTCCATGCAATTCAGCGACCCACCCCAGCTTTAAGGGAAGCCACGGGTTGCAAAATGGAGAAGAGATCAGGGGACgactaaattaaatatataataaaaggtGCTGTACCTGGACAAACCTGTAGAGGCCAGGTATTGACATAAGATCAGCCCCGAAAAGCTTTAGTCCAAAGTCAACATgtggctgaaaaatgaaaataaaacataatcaGAAGAGAAGAGTTCCACACGAAAGGCATACTGAATGTGTTGGACCAATATAATTCCAGATGAAAGCAAATCCTGGATGAGTTTTCTCCTGAATGTACTTCGAAatttaaatagacaaatttAAAATGTGTTGCAGGTAAGAACAATCAAGAGTAAATGTTTCAACATTATGAAACTAATAAAGTAGACCAAGATTAGTTGTGTTCTCTAATACCAAGAACCAAATCGATCACTTGAAccattatttgtattttattgatCATCTGAATCATTAGGAAACAAGTACTTCAGCATAAGAACTTGTGAGTACAAAatattggaaattattttttgatcgGCCCTCTCATACATGCACGTAATGGCTTTTAAATCCACAAATCTTACCTTTCTCCTCTATTTGAAGAGGGACAAGGTGCCATTTGAACTAAAGCTCCATCACCTAGAGTTAGAAATTACCTCAACACCTCTACACGTGGCGAAAGATTTCCAAAGTATCcgcaaaaattcaaaaagtgcTTGTAGACATCCAACAATGATAGGATTTAAGTTCCATGGACTCAGGTATGCATGTAAACTGTAAAGTGAGGTTATATGGTCATCAGACCACTCTAACTACTATTAAATGTTCAAATGATAGGACAACGGGATATCAGTAAATTCTCAAAGCTTTCCAAAAGTCACTTGAAGTCCACCCAACTATTAAAGTACCCATGTAAAATGAACCAAAGAAATATAAGCCAAATGGTAAATAACTAGAACCATATCACAAACCTTGTCCATGAGAGACACATAGATATTGGCAAAACAAGGAAAGCTTGGAACCAAGGGCTTCAGAGTAATACGTGGTGCAGCAAAGACTTGCAAATCAACCGCCTGAAATCATCCCAATTGAACAGTATTAAGAATCAGATGTTACCTCAAGTATCATAAAATCTTCATCCCTGAGTAAAACAAACCAATCACCTGGACAGTTGCTTTTAAGCCAAATGCTTTAACAGCAATAGTGACGTTGGGATTTCCAGCCCATTTTATGGACGGTTCCATAATTAACTCCTTCTCATCAGTGACATAAACTTTCATGCCTGAAATAACAAAAGTTGCAGCAAAGAATGAGGAAAAAGCATTCTGCATAGCAATAATCAAGATGTACAACAAATCTTTAGGATCCTTTCCAAAAGCTGCAGATGTTTCATAGAGCACTTAAAAAGCTTTCTGCCACAAtgtgttttttttctctctccataCGAAAACTAGTTAAGAACTCACAACTCACACGACAGCTGtctatagaataaaaaatatataaaacaagtaATTCACATCTACAGACCTTGAAAAGTTGGTGGTAGGGACCCCAACGTAAGTGTTTCAAATTCGACAGACTCGATTTTATATTTCGGAATTTGCTCAGCAATTATAGGTTTTGCAATGTTCCTTGCAGTCATGCAAATTGCCTAGTAAGAACAATAAAAGAGCTCAAACACTTACAAAGACATAAATAGACACCGTTAGGTgccagaaaataaaatgaaataaatttcagGAGCAGTCAGACCTTGTCAAGATAAGGCCACATATACTCGACAAACTTGTTTAGCCAGTCAATCTTCACAAAAACAAATACAATAAGAACGAGAATGagattttcaaaacaaaatgcaaGCAAGGCAGAAAAATGTAGCATAGCCAAAAACTTGCAACTACTGTTTTACACATACACGATCATAGTCTGGATTTTTCACCCAAAGTGGTATCTCAGGAAGCATCCGCTGCAAAGTTTCTGAGTCTTGCTCAACCAGGGGACGTATTACAGGATCCTGACCAAGCCAgcagaaaacaaattaaatcgATTAAATATTTATCATGCATGTAGATCCCAACGTTTGGGCATGATTATACCcaaaccttttttatttttttgtttacgtgcaagtaaaattttatttcatgcagTGAAGAAACATCTGGGATATTAGCAAATGTAAATTTCGCTGACAATGCCGTATTGAACTGGAAAATTGGAAAACAAGGTTCCATCAATAGACTTTCAGTCGCCTTCCCAGACCTTTG contains:
- the LOC122311936 gene encoding synaptotagmin-1-like; the protein is MGFFSTIFGFCGFGIGISIGLVAGYFLFIYFQPSDVQDPVIRPLVEQDSETLQRMLPEIPLWVKNPDYDRIDWLNKFVEYMWPYLDKAICMTARNIAKPIIAEQIPKYKIESVEFETLTLGSLPPTFQGMKVYVTDEKELIMEPSIKWAGNPNVTIAVKAFGLKATVQAVDLQVFAAPRITLKPLVPSFPCFANIYVSLMDKPHVDFGLKLFGADLMSIPGLYRFVQEFIKDQVAKMYLWPQTLEVPILDPTKAFKRPVGILNVKVVRALKLKKKDFLGASDPYVKLKITEDKLLAKKTTVQYKTLNPEWNEEFSIVVKDPQSQALELRVYDWEQVGKHDKLGMAVVPLKELTPDEPKVMTLDLLKNMDLNDAQNEKSRGQLVVELAYRPFKEEDLPKGFEETKSVQTAADGMPAGGGVLVVMIHEAQDVEGKHHTNPYVRIIFRGEERRTKHIKKSRDPRWEEEFSFVLDEPPIKDKMHVEVVSSSSRMGLLHPKESLGYIDINLADVVSNKRINEKYHLIDSKNGRLQIELQWRTS